One genomic segment of Heptranchias perlo isolate sHepPer1 chromosome 3, sHepPer1.hap1, whole genome shotgun sequence includes these proteins:
- the LOC137306788 gene encoding transmembrane protein 200A-like: MIATGGLLRISARRQDSFRSRNRVNKRRRKAKKKCKNDVVVVKGKLKLFSISGLIAAFGILVLLVGIAMAVMGYWPKGNDIFETIAAPSYNTTNSTRLETPTLEIISNFLASYLHSEKLKVLGPLIMGIGIFLFICANAVLHENRDKKTKIINLRDIYSTVIDVHNLRTKDCGPFNGFVNYVQSKSMDNLKSPDSFCAAMLAKSTWRTPVGNTIKSVDPKENAGKKHCESVANLQQQIPKDKKTFSDTVYSICRDRTRMNDRTQMPKICRAKSIVTSSINAFTLPVIKLNNCVLEEGDARYGKNRNETQTSEKCKETPQEFDHVASDQSGTIECISADVTISSDHLGDNNQDIETETSSTSWLNGNQLVSNKSSQNPSPQVSHVSSAPFQRELGSNLSLHTLSTHSKFLNLDDNPSTSMMQSEGIDPSCAHLDCTNSKGYVKLGDEDSFESTLVLPEAIDQSGDDCTENPNKNIIQESIKPSNEQKADIPQGCVQRQYTKREKLLMISSSHSTLRTDNDEFDSN, encoded by the coding sequence ATGATAGCAACAGGAGGGCTTCTTCGTATTTCAGCCAGGAGACAAGATTCTTTTCGATCGCGTAACCGTGTTAATAAACGCAGAAGGAAAGCAAAAAAGAAATGCAAGAATGATGTGGTGGTGGTCAAAGGCAAATTGAAGCTGTTCTCCATCTCGGGACTGATTGCTGCATTTGGAATCCTGGTGCTGTTGGTAGGGATTGCAATGGCAGTGATGGGCTACTGGCCTAAGGGCAATGACATTTTTGAGACTATTGCGGCTCCATCTTACAATACCACCAATAGCACTAGGTTAGAGACTCCAACACTGGAGATTATTTCAAATTTTTTAGCAAGCTACTTGCATTCTGAAAAGCTGAAGGTTTTAGGACCCCTTATTATGGGAATTGGTATATTTTTGTTTATCTGTGCTAATGCAGTTCTTCATGAAAATAGAGACAAGAAAACTAAGATAATTAATCTACGAGACATCTATTCTACAGTAATAGATGTACACAATTTGAGGACAAAGGATTGTGGGCCTTTTAATGGTTTTGTCAACTACGTGCAGTCCAAAAGCATGGATAATCTCAAATCTCCTGATTCTTTTTGTGCAGCAATGTTGGCCAAAAGTACCTGGAGGACACCCGTTGGCAATACTATAAAGTCTGTGGATCcaaaagaaaatgctggtaaaAAGCACTGCGAATCTGTAGCAAACCTGCAGCAACAAATCCCCAAAGATAAGAAGACATTCTCagatactgtgtacagtatttGCAGAGACAGAACCAGGATGAATGATAGAACCCAAATGcccaaaatttgcagagctaagtCAATTGTCACTTCATCCATTAATGCATTCACACTGCCCGTCATCAAACTGAACAACTGTGTCCTGGAAGAGGGTGATGCCAGGTATGGGAAAAATAGGAATGAAACACAAACTTCAGAAAAATGTAAAGAAACTCCACAAGAATTTGACCATGTTGCCTCTGATCAGAGTGGAACTATTGAATGCATTTCAGCAGATGTAACCATAAGCAGTGATCATCTTGGAGATAATAACCAGGACATAGAAACAGAGACTTCAAGTACCTCATGGTTAAATGGTAACCAATTGGTATCTAACAAAAGCTCACAAAATCCATCCCCCCAAGTGTCCCATGTTTCTTCTGCTCCATTTCAGAGAGAATTAggatccaatctttccctccacACTTTGTCAACTCACTCTAAATTTCTGAACCTTGATGACAATCCTTCCACCTCCATGATGCAGAGTGAAGGGATAGATCCAAGCTGCGCACATTTAGATTGTACCAACAGTAAGGGCTACGTAAAGTTAGGTGATGAGGACTCCTTTGAGTCTACTCTCGTGCTACCAGAAGCCATAGATCAGTCAGGTGATGATTGTACAGAGAATCCTAATAAAAACATCATCCAAGAAAGCATAAAGCCAAGCAATGAGCAAAAGGCGGATATACCTCAGGGATGTGTGCAGAGACAGTACACAAAGAGAGAGAAGTTgctaatgatttccagttcacacaGTACCCTAAGAACAGACAATGATGAATTTGATAGTAATTAA